In the Methylophilus sp. 5 genome, one interval contains:
- the ispF gene encoding 2-C-methyl-D-erythritol 2,4-cyclodiphosphate synthase → MIPFRVGHGFDVHALVTGRDCIIGGVNIPHSHGLDGHSDADVLLHAICDALLGAAALGDIGKHFPPSDMRFKGIDSRELLRHVAVLLADKGYQVGNIDATVICEAPRLGKHTALMCANIAADCNVAIDQVNVKATTTEKLGFTGRSEGIAAEAVCTIYSK, encoded by the coding sequence ATGATCCCTTTTAGAGTGGGCCACGGATTTGATGTACACGCACTGGTGACTGGCCGCGACTGTATTATCGGTGGCGTCAATATCCCGCACAGTCACGGCTTGGATGGCCATTCGGATGCTGATGTCTTGTTGCATGCGATTTGTGATGCCTTGCTCGGCGCTGCGGCTTTGGGCGATATTGGCAAGCATTTTCCGCCAAGCGATATGCGCTTTAAAGGCATAGATTCGCGTGAATTATTACGCCATGTAGCAGTATTGCTTGCTGACAAGGGCTATCAGGTCGGTAATATTGACGCTACGGTAATCTGTGAAGCACCCAGGTTGGGTAAGCACACAGCACTGATGTGCGCGAATATTGCAGCTGATTGCAATGTTGCAATCGACCAGGTGAACGTGAAAGCGACCACCACAGAAAAACTTGGCTTTACCGGACGCAGCGAAGGCATTGCTGCCGAGGCCGTTTGTACCATTTATTCCAAGTAG
- the msbA gene encoding lipid A export permease/ATP-binding protein MsbA: protein MHNTQSTYTQLARLMAYIKPYWLTFAMALCCLVILSASNTGFLSTIKHVTDEGFAGHAENSSRIYLAAMLCGLLFVRALAGFGSSYLVRIVGRRVIEDVRNHVFGHMLMLPASFFDQHAIANITTKMTFDCEQLYSAVTKVIISSIRDSLTIIGIVAYMLYLDWKLTLVFLMLAPIITRYLKKMTPKLRNSGKQVQASMTDMTQVIEEAASGQRVVKVFNGQAYEYQRFSHIAAKNRQMMVRLGRISGLNSMFVEMLAALALGMVIYYSAGQFTAGEFAAFIGALLMLIGPVKAIASVNEDVQIAVTACQSVFAVLDAPAEANRGELTLTQPIKQIQFQNVAFKYPYGQHAALAKLNLTIQAGESIALVGMSGGGKSTLVHLLPRFHEVQQGNIFINGVDTQQLALPHLRQQFALVSQDTVLFNDTIYHNIAYGSLRSASREEVIAAAKAAYAWEFIEKLPQQLDTHIGDRGLRLSGGQRQRLSIARAMLKNAPILILDEATSALDNESEHKVQAALNQLMVGKTTIMIAHRLTTIQHASRIIVMDQGQIVEQGVHAQLIQAGGKYAALYNMHTKAK from the coding sequence ATGCACAATACGCAAAGCACTTATACACAATTGGCCAGACTCATGGCCTACATTAAGCCCTATTGGCTGACCTTTGCCATGGCGCTATGTTGCCTGGTGATACTTTCCGCCAGCAACACCGGTTTTTTGAGCACGATCAAGCATGTGACAGATGAAGGCTTTGCCGGGCATGCCGAAAACAGTTCGCGCATTTATCTGGCTGCCATGCTGTGTGGCCTGCTGTTTGTACGGGCGCTGGCCGGGTTTGGTTCCAGTTACCTGGTGCGTATTGTCGGACGACGCGTGATTGAAGATGTGCGTAATCACGTGTTTGGCCATATGCTCATGCTGCCTGCCAGTTTTTTTGACCAGCATGCCATCGCCAATATCACCACCAAAATGACTTTTGATTGCGAGCAACTGTATAGCGCTGTCACCAAGGTCATTATTTCATCCATTCGCGATAGCCTCACCATTATTGGTATTGTGGCCTATATGCTCTATCTGGATTGGAAACTTACGCTAGTATTTTTGATGCTGGCACCCATCATTACCCGCTATCTTAAAAAAATGACGCCCAAACTGCGCAACTCCGGTAAGCAGGTGCAAGCCAGCATGACCGATATGACGCAGGTGATTGAAGAGGCTGCCAGTGGTCAGCGTGTGGTCAAGGTATTTAACGGGCAGGCTTACGAATATCAGCGTTTCAGCCACATTGCGGCCAAGAATCGGCAGATGATGGTGAGGCTGGGGCGGATTTCAGGGCTTAATAGTATGTTCGTTGAAATGCTGGCTGCGCTGGCACTGGGTATGGTCATCTATTACTCTGCAGGCCAGTTTACTGCCGGTGAGTTTGCGGCATTTATTGGCGCCTTGCTCATGTTGATCGGTCCGGTGAAAGCCATTGCCTCAGTCAATGAAGATGTGCAAATTGCCGTCACGGCCTGCCAGAGCGTGTTTGCCGTGCTGGATGCACCGGCAGAAGCTAATCGGGGCGAGCTGACGCTCACGCAGCCGATCAAACAGATTCAGTTCCAGAATGTCGCTTTTAAATATCCTTATGGGCAACATGCCGCATTGGCAAAACTTAATCTGACCATACAGGCGGGTGAAAGTATTGCGCTGGTGGGCATGTCTGGTGGCGGCAAATCTACGCTGGTGCATCTGTTGCCGCGCTTTCATGAGGTACAGCAAGGCAATATCTTTATTAATGGGGTCGATACTCAGCAACTGGCATTGCCGCATTTAAGGCAGCAGTTTGCTTTGGTTAGCCAGGACACCGTACTGTTTAACGATACGATTTATCATAATATCGCCTATGGCAGCTTGCGCAGCGCCTCAAGAGAAGAGGTCATTGCTGCAGCAAAGGCGGCGTATGCCTGGGAATTTATCGAAAAACTGCCGCAGCAATTAGATACCCATATTGGCGACCGTGGCCTCCGTCTATCTGGCGGCCAGCGTCAGCGCCTCTCCATCGCACGTGCCATGCTCAAAAATGCACCTATATTGATTCTTGACGAAGCCACCTCGGCACTGGATAACGAATCAGAACATAAAGTGCAAGCTGCCTTGAATCAGCTCATGGTAGGTAAAACCACCATCATGATCGCGCATCGCCTGACCACCATACAACATGCCAGCCGAATTATCGTGATGGATCAAGGTCAAATCGTAGAACAAGGGGTGCATGCGCAGCTGATCCAGGCTGGCGGCAAATATGCCGCGCTCTACAATATGCATACAAAAGCCAAATAA
- a CDS encoding glycosyltransferase produces MPKVIWWGRSDLNYSRNRICRQLLQSLGYDVIDFSPRVSALADIEAQLKGFTADLVWVPCFRHRDVAAASRWARKKKIPVLFDPLISAWQKQVYERQKYVAESASAKRLLTRETKWLQTVDMVLLDTEPQRQMFMKRFKLTSAQTACVYVGAEQPLFAPADAKAAPALVEVLFYGSFIALHGVETVIAAARLMSNQPHIRWVLLGDGPAKASAQQQAAGLANVRFEPTMSYTQLPHRISQADIVLGVFSDSEKAAQVIPNKVFQALACAKPVITRASAAYPVGINNGPDSGLWQIEATNPLALAEAVMQWSHCARDKGQVAHTLYSAYFSQDRLQQQLLAALTSMHIKPQ; encoded by the coding sequence ATGCCTAAGGTCATCTGGTGGGGGCGTTCTGACCTCAATTATTCCCGCAACCGTATTTGTCGGCAGTTGTTGCAATCCTTGGGCTATGACGTGATTGATTTTTCACCTCGCGTCAGCGCCCTGGCTGATATTGAGGCCCAATTAAAAGGATTCACAGCTGATTTGGTCTGGGTGCCTTGTTTCAGGCATCGCGATGTGGCGGCCGCCAGCCGATGGGCGCGCAAAAAAAAGATTCCGGTATTGTTTGACCCTTTGATTAGTGCCTGGCAAAAGCAAGTGTATGAGCGGCAGAAATATGTTGCCGAGAGTGCATCGGCAAAACGTTTGTTAACCCGTGAAACCAAATGGCTGCAAACGGTGGATATGGTATTGCTGGATACCGAACCACAGCGGCAAATGTTCATGAAGCGCTTCAAGCTAACATCCGCACAAACCGCCTGTGTCTATGTTGGTGCTGAGCAGCCGCTATTTGCCCCGGCCGATGCTAAGGCCGCCCCAGCATTGGTCGAAGTCTTGTTTTATGGCAGCTTTATTGCCCTGCATGGCGTAGAGACAGTGATTGCTGCCGCCAGGCTGATGAGCAACCAGCCCCATATTCGCTGGGTGTTACTGGGCGATGGCCCGGCCAAAGCCAGTGCCCAGCAGCAGGCAGCAGGGCTCGCTAATGTGCGTTTCGAGCCAACGATGTCTTATACGCAGCTTCCACACCGTATTTCACAAGCCGACATTGTGCTCGGTGTGTTTAGTGATTCAGAGAAAGCCGCGCAAGTGATCCCCAATAAAGTGTTTCAGGCCTTGGCATGCGCAAAACCAGTGATCACGCGTGCTAGTGCAGCTTACCCGGTAGGAATAAATAATGGCCCGGATAGCGGTTTATGGCAAATCGAAGCGACGAATCCGCTAGCACTGGCCGAAGCGGTGATGCAGTGGTCGCATTGCGCACGCGACAAAGGCCAGGTTGCTCATACCTTATATAGCGCTTATTTTTCTCAAGACCGACTACAGCAGCAATTGCTGGCGGCACTGACTTCCATGCACATCAAGCCGCAATAA
- the gspG gene encoding type II secretion system major pseudopilin GspG, with protein sequence MPCRSVRNSRGFTLLELLVVMVIIGLLAGYVGPKYFQQIGKSEVKTAKAQISALEQALDQYRLDVGHYPTTEQGLLGLMSNADNNIHWSGPYLKKNVPNDPWGKPYQYRAPGQHGEYDLFSLGKDGQVGGSDEAQDITNW encoded by the coding sequence ATGCCTTGTCGTTCTGTTCGGAACAGTCGCGGTTTTACTTTGCTGGAGTTGCTGGTGGTGATGGTCATTATCGGCTTGCTGGCGGGCTATGTTGGGCCTAAGTATTTTCAGCAGATTGGTAAGTCTGAAGTGAAAACGGCCAAGGCGCAAATTTCGGCGTTGGAGCAGGCGCTGGATCAATACCGGTTGGATGTCGGGCATTACCCGACGACTGAGCAGGGTTTACTGGGCTTGATGAGCAATGCAGATAACAATATACACTGGAGCGGCCCTTACCTGAAAAAAAACGTGCCGAATGACCCGTGGGGTAAGCCTTACCAATATCGAGCCCCCGGCCAGCATGGTGAATATGATTTATTCAGCCTGGGTAAAGACGGCCAGGTCGGCGGCAGCGACGAAGCGCAGGACATTACCAACTGGTAG
- the ispD gene encoding 2-C-methyl-D-erythritol 4-phosphate cytidylyltransferase → MTQYHVLIPSAGSGSRMQSAAPKQYLPLNGKPILRHAIDTFEAMPEISQVFIVIAPEDAYWSENLLQGCHKTQVLSCGGDSRAASVYKGLQAMASYVNQDDWVLVHDAARPGLDAAMVQRLIAAISSTDVGGLLALPLADTLKRADTTQQVAETIPRESLWQAQTPQMFKAGMLQQALAAHLPRQPTDEAQVMEWAGYAPKLVLGDLKNLKITYPHDIAVVLALMQATQSEQDAK, encoded by the coding sequence ATGACTCAATATCATGTCCTGATTCCCAGCGCCGGCAGCGGCTCGCGCATGCAGAGTGCTGCTCCAAAACAATATTTGCCGCTCAATGGGAAACCAATCTTGCGTCACGCTATCGATACCTTTGAGGCGATGCCCGAGATTAGCCAGGTTTTTATTGTGATTGCGCCTGAGGATGCTTATTGGTCGGAGAACCTTTTGCAGGGCTGTCATAAAACACAGGTATTGTCTTGTGGTGGTGATAGCCGGGCGGCATCGGTGTATAAGGGCTTGCAAGCCATGGCGTCATACGTTAATCAGGATGATTGGGTGTTGGTGCATGATGCGGCACGCCCTGGCCTGGATGCTGCGATGGTACAGCGTTTAATCGCTGCTATCAGCTCGACGGATGTCGGCGGTTTGCTCGCCTTGCCGCTGGCAGACACCCTAAAGCGCGCCGATACGACACAGCAAGTCGCAGAGACGATTCCACGCGAATCATTGTGGCAGGCGCAGACACCGCAAATGTTTAAAGCCGGCATGTTGCAGCAGGCACTGGCGGCACATTTGCCGCGTCAGCCTACCGATGAGGCGCAGGTCATGGAGTGGGCGGGCTATGCTCCCAAACTAGTGCTGGGTGATTTGAAAAACTTAAAAATTACGTATCCGCACGATATTGCCGTGGTATTGGCACTGATGCAGGCTACACAGAGCGAACAGGATGCAAAATGA
- a CDS encoding ABC transporter ATP-binding protein has translation MRLFSRFEGLVSPFPREILNQLPTRFWPFMWACSYGMRRYILAMTVLTACIGSFEALLFALMGKVVDKLTAITPSQLWSIHHDTLWMVAAILMGSTLVIVLQTLIKHQTLAGNFPMRLRWQFHQHMLNQSMGFYQDEFAGRVSAKVMQTALAVREVWFILADIMVYVLLYFTTIVTVVGSFHPWMVLPFLGWLLLYACALVYFIPQLAKVSQHQADARALMTGRITDAYTNISTVKLFSHAGREAGYAQSAMQEFLDTVHGQMRMVSCVESINHFLNMCLIIASGSMVLWLWSQSLVAAGAVAAVMAMGLRLNGISHWVMWELTSLYEQIGTVQDGMNTLSVENRVVDVPDALTLHVPKGEVLFQQVDFAYDKQAPLLQDFNLHIRPGERVGLVGRSGAGKSSLVNLLMRFYDIQAGHIRIDGQAIDTVKQDSLRQQIGMVTQDTSLLHRSVRENILYGRPDASDEDMITAAKRAEAHEFILTLRDAKGRTGYDAHVGERGVKLSGGQRQRIAIARVMLKNAPILVLDEATSALDSEVELAIQHHLAQLMEGKTVIAIAHRLSTIAAMDKLIVLDQGRIVEAGTHHQLLAQNGIYAKLWTHQSGGFLGE, from the coding sequence ATGCGATTATTTAGCCGTTTTGAAGGATTGGTGTCTCCGTTTCCGCGCGAGATACTTAATCAGCTTCCCACCCGTTTTTGGCCCTTTATGTGGGCATGCTCTTATGGCATGCGCCGCTATATTCTGGCGATGACTGTGCTTACTGCCTGTATCGGTTCATTTGAGGCGTTGTTATTTGCCCTGATGGGTAAAGTGGTCGATAAACTGACTGCCATTACGCCCAGCCAACTTTGGAGCATCCACCACGACACCTTGTGGATGGTGGCGGCAATTCTGATGGGCAGTACGCTGGTCATCGTGTTACAAACGTTGATCAAGCACCAGACGCTGGCGGGTAACTTTCCCATGCGTTTACGCTGGCAGTTTCATCAACATATGCTCAACCAAAGCATGGGCTTTTATCAGGACGAGTTTGCCGGCCGTGTCTCAGCCAAGGTAATGCAAACCGCGCTGGCTGTGCGCGAAGTGTGGTTTATTCTGGCTGACATCATGGTGTATGTGTTGCTTTACTTCACCACGATTGTGACTGTCGTCGGCAGCTTTCACCCGTGGATGGTGTTGCCGTTTTTGGGCTGGTTACTGCTTTATGCATGTGCCCTGGTCTATTTTATCCCGCAGCTGGCAAAGGTTTCCCAGCATCAGGCGGACGCGCGTGCGCTGATGACAGGCCGTATTACCGATGCCTATACCAATATTTCTACTGTGAAATTGTTTTCGCATGCCGGGCGTGAAGCCGGTTATGCGCAATCAGCCATGCAGGAGTTTCTAGATACCGTGCATGGGCAAATGCGCATGGTCAGTTGTGTCGAAAGCATTAATCACTTTTTAAACATGTGTTTGATTATTGCTAGCGGCAGCATGGTGTTGTGGCTGTGGTCACAAAGCCTGGTGGCAGCAGGCGCAGTGGCCGCCGTCATGGCCATGGGCTTGCGCCTGAACGGCATTTCGCACTGGGTGATGTGGGAGCTGACCTCGCTCTATGAGCAGATTGGCACCGTGCAAGACGGTATGAATACATTATCAGTCGAAAATCGTGTGGTCGATGTGCCGGACGCGCTGACATTGCATGTGCCAAAAGGCGAGGTGTTGTTTCAGCAAGTGGACTTTGCCTATGACAAACAGGCGCCGCTGCTACAAGATTTTAACCTGCACATTCGGCCAGGAGAGCGTGTTGGCCTGGTCGGGCGCTCTGGTGCCGGTAAATCGTCACTGGTTAATTTGCTGATGCGCTTTTATGATATTCAGGCGGGGCATATCCGTATTGACGGGCAAGCTATTGATACCGTTAAACAGGATTCTTTACGTCAGCAGATTGGCATGGTGACACAAGATACTTCTTTGCTGCATCGCTCGGTGCGCGAGAATATTTTATATGGTCGCCCGGATGCCAGTGATGAAGACATGATCACGGCAGCCAAGCGTGCGGAAGCGCATGAGTTTATTCTCACCCTGCGCGATGCCAAAGGTCGCACCGGCTATGATGCGCATGTAGGTGAACGCGGCGTCAAACTGTCTGGCGGGCAGCGTCAGCGGATTGCCATTGCACGCGTCATGCTTAAAAATGCGCCAATATTGGTGTTAGATGAAGCGACCAGTGCGCTGGATTCTGAGGTGGAATTGGCGATTCAGCATCATTTGGCGCAATTGATGGAAGGCAAAACAGTGATTGCGATTGCTCACCGATTATCGACTATCGCTGCCATGGACAAGCTGATCGTGCTTGATCAGGGTCGCATTGTAGAAGCCGGCACCCATCATCAACTGCTGGCGCAAAATGGCATTTACGCCAAATTGTGGACACATCAGAGTGGCGGTTTTTTGGGCGAGTGA
- a CDS encoding GspE/PulE family protein, which yields MNQPLPMLSADLLSHAQTQALQQQRRVIEVLEDMAPVDSEMMVSQLAHLLHYSVATMRDMREWQVAFDVVSYNEAQQKECLAFYDAAQTLILVFADPFNRQLPLWAQHAVQVPFEWRLAHRLEISAYLAGEEETMRAMDGVGLSTEHAAAEGDEEVVMQLSLKSIHEDANPIVKLINSTLYDALKTGASDIHLETHPGGLAVKYRIDGVMASIANSPGLDSAEQAISRIKVMAQLDIAERRIPQDGRFKVHAMGRLIDFRVSIMPSAFGEDAVLRVLDRKALTEQAQGLSLKALGFDDQVIAGFRKLASEPYGMVLVTGPTGSGKTTSLYAAISEVNTGFDKIITIEDPVEYQLPGVLQIPVNEKKGLTFARGLRSILRHDPDKIMVGEIRDADTAQIAVQAALTGHLVFSTVHANSVLDVIGRFMHMGVDPYHFVSAVNGIIAQRLVRALCPHCAEPFVPDAEMLRASGLSTEQAATMQFQHAQGCGHCRGTGYKGRKAVAEMLVLNDELREMIIARQPIRQLKEAAARNGMRTIREAAISAVAAGMTSLQEINRVTFIA from the coding sequence ATGAATCAGCCTTTGCCCATGTTATCGGCCGACTTGTTATCCCACGCGCAAACACAGGCCTTGCAGCAACAGCGCCGCGTGATTGAGGTGCTGGAAGACATGGCCCCGGTAGACAGCGAAATGATGGTCAGCCAACTGGCGCATTTGCTGCATTATTCTGTGGCGACCATGCGCGACATGCGCGAGTGGCAAGTGGCGTTTGACGTAGTGAGCTATAACGAGGCGCAGCAGAAAGAGTGTCTGGCATTTTATGATGCGGCACAAACCCTCATTCTGGTGTTTGCTGACCCGTTTAACCGCCAGTTACCATTATGGGCACAGCATGCAGTGCAAGTACCGTTTGAGTGGCGCTTGGCGCACCGGCTGGAAATCAGTGCCTATCTGGCTGGTGAAGAAGAAACCATGCGCGCCATGGATGGCGTGGGACTCTCAACCGAGCATGCAGCCGCAGAAGGCGACGAAGAAGTCGTCATGCAATTGTCGCTGAAGTCTATTCATGAAGATGCCAACCCTATCGTCAAGCTGATCAATTCGACCTTATACGATGCACTCAAAACCGGGGCCAGTGATATTCACCTCGAAACGCACCCTGGTGGCCTGGCGGTGAAGTACCGTATTGATGGTGTGATGGCCAGCATTGCCAATAGCCCTGGCCTCGATAGTGCCGAGCAAGCCATTTCGCGGATTAAAGTCATGGCGCAACTGGATATTGCCGAGCGCCGTATTCCGCAAGATGGCCGCTTTAAAGTACATGCCATGGGTCGCTTGATCGATTTCCGTGTGTCGATCATGCCGAGCGCTTTTGGTGAAGATGCGGTATTGCGTGTACTAGACCGCAAGGCGCTGACCGAACAGGCGCAGGGCCTGAGTTTGAAAGCTTTGGGCTTTGATGACCAGGTGATTGCTGGCTTTAGAAAATTGGCCAGTGAGCCCTATGGCATGGTGCTGGTGACCGGCCCTACCGGCAGCGGTAAAACCACCTCTTTATACGCGGCCATTTCAGAGGTGAATACTGGCTTTGACAAAATTATCACCATTGAAGACCCGGTTGAGTATCAGTTGCCTGGTGTGCTGCAAATTCCGGTCAATGAGAAAAAAGGCCTGACTTTTGCGCGCGGCTTGCGCTCTATTTTGCGCCATGACCCGGACAAAATCATGGTGGGTGAAATCCGTGATGCCGATACCGCCCAAATTGCCGTGCAAGCGGCGCTTACCGGGCACCTGGTGTTTTCAACCGTGCACGCCAACAGTGTGCTGGATGTGATCGGCCGCTTTATGCATATGGGGGTGGATCCTTACCATTTTGTGTCGGCCGTGAATGGCATTATTGCCCAGCGCCTGGTGCGCGCCTTGTGTCCGCATTGTGCCGAGCCTTTTGTACCAGACGCAGAGATGTTGCGTGCCTCTGGCTTGAGTACCGAGCAAGCCGCGACCATGCAGTTTCAGCATGCACAGGGCTGCGGCCATTGCCGCGGCACCGGTTACAAGGGGCGTAAAGCGGTGGCAGAAATGCTGGTGCTCAATGATGAGCTACGTGAAATGATTATTGCCCGGCAGCCGATTCGGCAACTGAAAGAAGCCGCGGCCAGAAATGGCATGCGCACTATTCGTGAGGCCGCGATCAGTGCAGTGGCCGCAGGCATGACCAGCTTACAGGAGATTAACCGTGTCACGTTCATTGCCTGA
- a CDS encoding PilN domain-containing protein, producing the protein MWPNPNYQLEFSRPAFAWQTLRWPGGVLVMLLAVLVTVNYAGLAETEAQLQQLAQRHQQLVQRDAVATVEHLPVAKVAAKLPVAVLSQPQQKAAEKVVQQLNVRWFDLLQALESQQVPEIALLQLLPDANRGQFVLSGEAKSYQDLLKYVSQLQALPALSQVHLQKHQVNESHPQRPVSFEIQGGWQP; encoded by the coding sequence ATGTGGCCTAACCCCAATTACCAGCTGGAGTTCTCACGGCCAGCCTTTGCCTGGCAAACCTTGCGCTGGCCTGGTGGGGTACTGGTGATGCTATTGGCCGTATTAGTGACCGTCAACTATGCCGGGTTGGCTGAGACAGAGGCGCAGTTGCAGCAACTTGCGCAACGTCATCAACAGCTTGTGCAGCGAGATGCCGTTGCGACGGTCGAACATCTGCCTGTGGCAAAAGTGGCGGCTAAACTGCCCGTTGCCGTATTAAGCCAGCCGCAGCAAAAAGCGGCCGAAAAAGTGGTGCAGCAGCTCAATGTGCGCTGGTTTGATTTGCTACAGGCATTAGAGTCACAACAAGTGCCAGAGATTGCGTTATTGCAATTGTTACCAGATGCCAACCGTGGTCAGTTTGTGCTCTCAGGTGAAGCCAAAAGTTACCAGGATTTGCTCAAGTATGTGAGCCAGCTGCAAGCGCTGCCTGCGCTCAGCCAAGTGCATCTGCAAAAGCACCAGGTCAACGAAAGCCATCCGCAACGCCCGGTGAGTTTTGAGATCCAAGGCGGGTGGCAACCGTGA
- a CDS encoding type II secretion system F family protein, with protein sequence MHYQAKVLNGSTLAMVELQADDEQDAYAQLKSKGLMPVSLHAQKTAKVSRREAFPLALFSQELLALLDSGLNLVEAVDALALRQDHTRTVLQGILQSLQQGKSFSAALERQPAVFPPLYIATVKAAERTGDLGNALTRYIAYDNQVSLLKKKIVSASIYPLLLIVVGGLVIAFLMGFVVPKFSSVYEGTGADLPWMSKVMLQWGTLISQHGETMLAILVALVVGLVLLFKTPATRQSMLKAIWRIPAIGAKLHLYQLARFYRTLGMLLAGGTPIMTALDSLGGLLDSSMARSLQQAQTMISQGQPLSHAFQTVGMTTPIGERMLLVGERGGNVAQMMDSIAGFYDEELARWIDWFTKLFEPLLMLFIGLVIGVVVLLLYMPIFELAGQIQ encoded by the coding sequence ATGCATTATCAGGCAAAAGTTCTCAATGGTTCTACGCTGGCAATGGTAGAGCTACAGGCTGACGATGAGCAGGACGCATACGCGCAACTGAAATCCAAAGGCCTGATGCCGGTTTCTCTGCATGCGCAAAAAACGGCCAAGGTATCCAGGCGTGAAGCGTTTCCACTGGCCTTGTTCAGCCAGGAGTTATTGGCTTTGCTGGATTCTGGCCTGAACCTGGTCGAGGCCGTCGATGCCTTGGCACTGCGCCAAGATCATACGCGTACGGTATTGCAAGGCATCTTGCAGTCTCTGCAGCAAGGTAAGTCATTCTCCGCCGCCCTTGAGCGCCAGCCAGCGGTGTTTCCGCCGCTCTACATTGCCACCGTCAAAGCGGCTGAGCGTACTGGCGATTTGGGCAATGCTCTAACGCGCTATATTGCCTACGACAACCAGGTCTCATTGCTCAAAAAGAAAATCGTCAGCGCCTCAATTTACCCCTTGTTGCTGATTGTGGTGGGCGGCCTAGTGATTGCCTTTTTAATGGGGTTTGTCGTACCCAAATTTAGCAGTGTCTATGAAGGCACTGGCGCTGATTTGCCCTGGATGTCAAAAGTGATGTTGCAGTGGGGCACGCTGATTTCACAACATGGTGAGACCATGCTGGCGATATTGGTAGCACTGGTGGTTGGGCTGGTACTGCTCTTCAAAACGCCTGCGACGCGACAGTCTATGCTCAAAGCAATTTGGCGTATTCCGGCCATTGGTGCAAAACTCCATCTCTACCAGCTCGCCCGTTTTTACCGCACATTAGGCATGTTGCTGGCAGGCGGTACACCGATCATGACCGCCCTTGATTCGCTGGGCGGATTGCTGGATAGCAGTATGGCGCGCAGTCTGCAGCAGGCGCAAACCATGATTAGCCAGGGTCAGCCACTGTCACATGCGTTTCAGACGGTCGGTATGACTACGCCGATTGGCGAGCGCATGCTGTTGGTTGGCGAACGCGGTGGCAATGTGGCGCAGATGATGGACAGCATTGCCGGTTTTTATGATGAAGAGCTGGCACGCTGGATAGACTGGTTTACCAAATTGTTTGAGCCTTTGCTCATGTTGTTTATCGGCCTGGTCATTGGTGTGGTCGTGCTGTTGTTATATATGCCGATTTTTGAGCTGGCGGGGCAAATTCAATGA